Part of the Haloarcula laminariae genome is shown below.
TGACGTCGTCCTCGAACAGCGTCACGTCCTCCTGTTCGGCCAGGTCCCGGGCGTCGTCCAGCACGTCGACCGAGAAGGCCAGTATCGCGCGGTGGGTCGGCTCGTTGGCGGTCTCGGCGACGCGGATGTCCCGGGGCGCGACGGCCCCGACCTCGGCGCGCATGATGGGGATTTCCGCCTCTTCGAGCGTACTGGAGATGGCTTCGAGCGAGCCGAGCGTGTCGGCCTTGACCACGACGCCTTCCTCCCCCGTCGTCACCTCTATCTCGGAGAGCTCCTCCTCGACCTCGGCGATGACCTCGGCGCGGTCGCGGTCGCGGAGCACGCGAATCGGCGCGCCGGCGATGGCGCCGTCGAGGTCCGGTGCGGCGATTTTCACCCCGTCTGCGGCCGCGACGGCGTCGACCTGCTCGAACTGCTGTTCGGTGCGTATCTCTTCGAGGGGCCGCGGACGGAGCAGGGCGCGCACGTCGGTGACGATGGGGCCCTGGAGCCCGCCGACGACGATGGTGTCGTCTGCTCGAATCGTCCCGTCGTAGATGATGGCGTCGAGGGTCGTCCCGAAGCCCTGGGTGTCCGTGACTTCGAGCACCGTCCCGACGCCCGGGCCGGTGGCGTCTATCTCCATCTCCTCTTTCATGTACCGCTGGGACAGCCCCATCATCACGGTCAGCAGGTCCGGGATGCCCTCGCCGGTCTCGGCGGAGACGGGGACGACGCCGATGTTGGCCTGGAAGTTCTGGACCCGCCAGTACATGTCGGCCGAGAAGCCGTTGTCCGAGAGCTCGCCGATGAGTTCGTACAGCTGCTCGTTCAGGTCCGAGGTGACCCGCTCGGACTGGGCGTCCATCGTCTGCTGGACGGGCTGGTTCTCGTTGGGGTTCCAGCCCGGCACGGTGTCTATCTTGTTCGCGGCGACGATAAAGGGCGTCTGGGTCCGCTTGAGGATGTCTATCGCTTCGAGCGTCTGCGGCTGGAAGCCGTCGTTGACGTCGACGACGAGGATGGCGATGTCGGCCAGCGCGCCCCCTCGCGAGCGCAGCGTCGAGAAGGAGTGGTGGCCGGGCGTGTCGATGAACAGCAAGCCGGGCAGGTCGAAGTCGGTGGGGTCGACCAGCTCCCCGGCGATGTCCGAGATGACCTCCAGCGGGACCGCGGTGGCCCCGATGTGCTGGGTGATGGCGCCGGACTCGCCCGCTGTCACGGCCGAGCCGCGGATGCGGTCCAGCAGGCTCGTCTTCCCGTGGTCGACGTGGCCCAGTACGGCGACGATGGGTGTCCGTAGGGTGTGTTCCGTCTCCGTGGTGGCGTCCTTATCAGACATAGATGGCCTCAGAAGTTACTGGAAGGTGTCGGGCACAGTAGTTAAGTTCGTCGTCATGGCCGTCTCCGGCTGCCGGCCCGCTCCCGTTGTGGCGCCGGTCAGTTCGGGTTCAGGCGGGGTAGACGGCAGTCGCCGTCGGCGTTCCGGTACCGGGTCCGCTTCGGACTCCGAGGGAACGGCGTGTTTCGCACGTCTGACACCCCGTGGCGTTTATGTAAGCTCGCTCAGAAGGGGAGGTATGGCCGACATACTCGCCGAGAACCTGAAGGACAAGGACGTCATGGGCAGCGACGGGGCGGAACTGGGAAGCCTCTACAACATCACGATGGACCTCTCGTCGGGGGCGCTCAACCACCTCGTCATCGACCCAGCCGAATCGGTCCGAAACACCGACTTCGAGTACAGCGATCAGGGCCGGCTGCTGGTTCCCGTCGAGCGGGTCAAAGCCGTCAAAGACCACATGATCGTCAAACGTTAGATGTACGTTCTCGATTCGTCCGCGTTTATCAACGAGTATCACACCGACGAGCGAATAGCGACGATTCCGCTCGTCCAGGAGGAGCTGGAGGGCGAGGCCGCCTACCGCTTCGACGCGCTGGAGGGCTCGGGGATGCACCTGCACATCCCCGAGGACGACACCGTCGAGCGCATCGAGCGGGCCGCCCGCGAGACCGGCGACCTCGCGGAGCTGTCCGAGACCGACATCCGCCTCATCGCCGCCGCCTTCGAGCTCGACTGTCCGCTCGTCACCGACGACTACGCGATGCAAAACGTCGCGGAGAAACTGGACGTCCGCGTCGAGGTCATCGCCCGCGAGGGCATCAGCGAGCAACGTGAGTGGCAGTTCCAGTGTGCGGGCTGTGGCCGCGAGTTCGACGAGAACCACGACCGCTGTCCGGTGTGCGGGAGCGACCTCTCGCGGAAGAACCCCGCCTAGACGGTCCGCTCCTCGATGTCTTCGAGCCCGGCCTCGATGAGCTGTTTCACCACTTCCTCCTCGGTGATGCCGTAGCGACGGGCCAGCACCTGAATCGCCCGGGCCTGGCCGTCGTCGCATACGACCGTGAACCGGGTTGACATACCATGGAAATGGACCCCTGTCAGTTTAAACACCCGTCAGACAGCCGTCGCACGGCGGTCCTCCGACCGCGCTGTTACCCCGGCAGCGTGGCGGCGGTGGTCGCGACGTAGTAGTTCGCCACGAACAGCCCGGCGTTCCAGAGCCCGTGGGCCAGCGCCGGAACGACGATGCTCTCGGTGTGCTCGTACACCGCGCCCAGTACCAGCCCCAGCGCGCCCGCGGTGAGGATGTACGTCCAGGCGCTCCCGGAGCTGATGGCGAGGTAGTGGCCCAGTCCGAACAGCAGGCTCGCAAACACCAGCCCGGGGACCACGCCGAACGCGCGCCTGAACAGCCCCTGGACGACGCCGCGGAAGACGAGTTCCTCGGCCGGCCCGACGAAAAAGAGCGCGACCGGCACCATATACAGGAAGAGGACGGGGTTCTCACGGCCCTGCGTGACGATGCTGTTCTGGCCGCTCTCGACGGTCACGCCGAACAGCGTCTCGGCGAGCGCGGAGAGCAGTTCGACGACGGCGCCCATCACCAGCGAGCCGAGCAGGATACCGACCAGCCCGACCACGGCCCACCCGAGGTCCGACGGTCGGGGCCGGCGGAGGTGGACCAGCGACCGGTCGTCCCTGACCCGGAGATATCCCACGGCCGCGAGGATGAAGCCGACGAAGGAGATGGCGTTGACCGCCGCGTACAGCCCGGCTGACGTCGAACTCGCGTCGAGGGGGACGGGGACGCCGAGCAGCGTCGCGCCGAGCGAGGAGAAGACGCCGGCAAAGAGGAACGCCCCGGCGACGACGGCCAGCGCCCGAATGACGCTCTCTGTTATCGTGCGGCCGTCGGCGACCGAGACGTACGGCGGGGAGAGTGCCATAGCGGTTGGCGGAGGTACGCGAGCGGGATTCAAGACCCCACCGATTGGGGCCCGGCTCAGGCCGCCCTGTCGCTGCGGGCGGTCGTGTCGCGGCTCTAGTCGATGCGGTAGCTGGGACGTTCGGCGACGGTCCTGGTCTCCTCGGTCTCCTCGCCCGACAGCAGGCCGCGCGCGGCGCGCTTGCCCCACTCGACGGCGGGCTGTGTGAACGTCTCGATGTCGGCCAGCTCGCCCACCAGCACCGTCGCAGCCTCCATCGCGTACAGCAGCTCGCCAAGCCCCTCGGCGTCGAGCCGGTCAAGTTCGAGCTCGACGGCGGGCCGGCCGGCCTCGGCCAGGCTGGCGACCGTGGCGTCGTACTCCGCGTCGAGCAGCTGGCCCAGGTCCGCGCCCGCGAAGTAGGACAGCGAGTCGTGGTCGGACTCGGGGATGGGCACGTCGGCCCGCTCGCTCGGCCGGACGACGGTGACCATCTTGTCCCGCGGGCCGGCCCGGTAGAGCTGGAGCTGGGAGTGCTGGTCGGTCGCGCCCAGGGCCCGCGCGGGCGTCTGGCCGCGCCCGTCCTTGCCGAGGCTCTCGGCCCACAGCTGGGCGAACCACTCGGCGAAGTACTCCAGGCGCTCGGCGTAGGGCATGACGGCGTTGACCGCGGCGCCCTCCTCTTCGAGCGCGTAACAGACGGCCCCGTAGGCGTAGCCCGGCGAGTCAAAGAGAGAGGGACCCAGCCCGTCGGCGGCCGCGCTCGCGCCGTCCAGCAGCCCCTCGATGTCGACGCCGAGGACGGCGGCCGGGACCAGCCCGACCGACGACAGGGCGGCGAAGCGGCCGGGGACGCCGTCGGGGACCGGCAGCCGCGGCAGGCCGTGTTCCGCGACCAGTTCCGACAGCGGCCCGGACTCGCCGGTCGTGACGACCGTCAGCTCGGTCCAGTCGACGCCCCGGTCCTCGTAGGCCTCCCGGACGACGAGGAAGTTCGCCAGCGTCTCGGCCGTCGTGCCCGACTTCGAGACGACGTTGATGGCGGTGTCTTCCAGCGGGAGGCCGTCGAGCGTGCGTTCGACGTGCTCCGGGTCGACGTTGTCGAGGACGACGTGGCGGTCGGGCTCGTCGGCCAGCGCCGCCGTCACCGTCTTCGCGCCGAGCGCGGAGCCGCCGATACCCACCGTGATGACGTACTCGGCGTCTCCGACCGGCTCGACGGCCTCGCGGATAGCCGCCGGGTCCGTCTCGTCGGGCAGGTTGAGCGCGGCGTAGCCGAACTCGCCGTTCTCACGGCCCGCGGCGATGGTCTCGTGGGCCGTCGCCACCCGTTCGTCGAGCGCGTCCAGTTCGTCTTCGTCGACGCCGGGGTCCGCCACGTCCCCCAGCGCCGCGCCGATATCCAGTTGCATGCGGGTACCGTCGCCCGCCTCGTACATATTTACGGGGGAGTCGCCGCTCGACAGCGTGGCGCTTAACCCCGTCCTGGCCTTACGCCGACCGATGACAGACGCGCAGCCGGCCGAGAGCGAGCGGAGCTACGACGGCTTCCCCGGCGCCTTCCCCTACGCGCTCCGGACCAGCGAGTCGCTACTGTTCAAGGGGTACGTCGTGGTCGCCGTCCTGCTCTCGGTCGCCATCGGGCTCATCTTCACGTTCGGCCTCATCGGCGTTCTCGCGGCGAGCACTGGCGTCCGCGGCGGGACGTTCACGTTCTCGCGGACGTTCTTCTTCTTCGTCGGGCTGCTCGTCGTCGCGCCCCTGCTCGCGCCGGTGTTGCTCGTCGCGCGGCGCCACCGCCGCACCGCCTCCTCGGTGGCCTACGACCGCGGGCTGGCCCTCGCGGCGCTGGGGTTCGTCGCCTCGCTGTACGTCGGGCTGATTATCTCGGTACCCCCGGCCCTGCAGGAGCCGACGAACAGCGGCGTCGTGCTGGCGCTGTACGGCTTGCCACAGATCGCCGGGTTCGTCCCCCCCTTACTCGCCGTCGGGCTGATGTACGTCGTCCACCGCGTTCTGAAGTGACGGCGCTCTTTGGCCCTTACACCGTCGCGATATCGCTGACTGCCCAAAGCCGCTGTAGCCAGTCGAAACCCCGAAAAACGCGCCTGACCTACCCGACTCCATGACCCGAAAAGAGGGGACGTTCCTCGTCACCCACGCCGACTCGGACTCGGCGACACTGCGCGACGTGGTCGACTCACAGGTACTGACGCTGTCGGAGAACCCCGGCCTCGAAGCCGGGGCCGTCGTCGAGGCCACGCTCGAAGCGGAGCCGCCGATGGAGGTTACCTACGCGGTGGCCGACCTCGCGGCCGAACACGAGATACCCGTCGAGGTTGTGGACCTGGAGCCGACGGCACAGGCGAAAGACGTCGCCGCCGACCAGCCGGTCGGCGAGGTCACCACGCGAGAGCGGGCGGGGACCGGCGAGGTCCACGTCCTGACCGTGCCCGACGGCGAGGCCGCGGCGACGGCCGAGGAGGTCGCCGCCGACGAGGAGACGGTCGCACGGGCGGGTCGGCTGGGCGTCGACCGCGTCGAGATTCGGACGGCGGACGGCGTCGTCAGCGTCCGGTATCTGCCGGACTGAACGGGCGGAGTTCCCCCGCCGGTCCGCGCTGCGACACTGTCGGGAGTCACGAACTCGAATGGTTCGCCGGGCCGGGGTGGCGAATATATCCGCGACTGCACGGCCGGCAGTATAAGAAGGCTTATTCGGTGGCGTGCCACACCCACGGCCA
Proteins encoded:
- the infB gene encoding translation initiation factor IF-2, yielding MSDKDATTETEHTLRTPIVAVLGHVDHGKTSLLDRIRGSAVTAGESGAITQHIGATAVPLEVISDIAGELVDPTDFDLPGLLFIDTPGHHSFSTLRSRGGALADIAILVVDVNDGFQPQTLEAIDILKRTQTPFIVAANKIDTVPGWNPNENQPVQQTMDAQSERVTSDLNEQLYELIGELSDNGFSADMYWRVQNFQANIGVVPVSAETGEGIPDLLTVMMGLSQRYMKEEMEIDATGPGVGTVLEVTDTQGFGTTLDAIIYDGTIRADDTIVVGGLQGPIVTDVRALLRPRPLEEIRTEQQFEQVDAVAAADGVKIAAPDLDGAIAGAPIRVLRDRDRAEVIAEVEEELSEIEVTTGEEGVVVKADTLGSLEAISSTLEEAEIPIMRAEVGAVAPRDIRVAETANEPTHRAILAFSVDVLDDARDLAEQEDVTLFEDDVIYQLVEGYDDHVTEIQESQQEQILENITRPAKFRVLPDHTFRQNDPAVVGIEVLSGELRRNVNVVKWDGNEPTRVGRLKSLQDAGEDVDSARTGEQLAASIDGPTVGRQIEEGDDLWVEIPEKHAKILEQELKEEISVDEREALSMYLEKHRNRDPFWGK
- a CDS encoding PRC-barrel domain-containing protein gives rise to the protein MADILAENLKDKDVMGSDGAELGSLYNITMDLSSGALNHLVIDPAESVRNTDFEYSDQGRLLVPVERVKAVKDHMIVKR
- a CDS encoding NOB1 family endonuclease; translated protein: MYVLDSSAFINEYHTDERIATIPLVQEELEGEAAYRFDALEGSGMHLHIPEDDTVERIERAARETGDLAELSETDIRLIAAAFELDCPLVTDDYAMQNVAEKLDVRVEVIAREGISEQREWQFQCAGCGREFDENHDRCPVCGSDLSRKNPA
- a CDS encoding CopG family transcriptional regulator; translation: MSTRFTVVCDDGQARAIQVLARRYGITEEEVVKQLIEAGLEDIEERTV
- a CDS encoding CPBP family intramembrane glutamic endopeptidase, whose product is MALSPPYVSVADGRTITESVIRALAVVAGAFLFAGVFSSLGATLLGVPVPLDASSTSAGLYAAVNAISFVGFILAAVGYLRVRDDRSLVHLRRPRPSDLGWAVVGLVGILLGSLVMGAVVELLSALAETLFGVTVESGQNSIVTQGRENPVLFLYMVPVALFFVGPAEELVFRGVVQGLFRRAFGVVPGLVFASLLFGLGHYLAISSGSAWTYILTAGALGLVLGAVYEHTESIVVPALAHGLWNAGLFVANYYVATTAATLPG
- a CDS encoding glucose-6-phosphate isomerase, which gives rise to MQLDIGAALGDVADPGVDEDELDALDERVATAHETIAAGRENGEFGYAALNLPDETDPAAIREAVEPVGDAEYVITVGIGGSALGAKTVTAALADEPDRHVVLDNVDPEHVERTLDGLPLEDTAINVVSKSGTTAETLANFLVVREAYEDRGVDWTELTVVTTGESGPLSELVAEHGLPRLPVPDGVPGRFAALSSVGLVPAAVLGVDIEGLLDGASAAADGLGPSLFDSPGYAYGAVCYALEEEGAAVNAVMPYAERLEYFAEWFAQLWAESLGKDGRGQTPARALGATDQHSQLQLYRAGPRDKMVTVVRPSERADVPIPESDHDSLSYFAGADLGQLLDAEYDATVASLAEAGRPAVELELDRLDAEGLGELLYAMEAATVLVGELADIETFTQPAVEWGKRAARGLLSGEETEETRTVAERPSYRID
- a CDS encoding DUF5812 family protein: MTRKEGTFLVTHADSDSATLRDVVDSQVLTLSENPGLEAGAVVEATLEAEPPMEVTYAVADLAAEHEIPVEVVDLEPTAQAKDVAADQPVGEVTTRERAGTGEVHVLTVPDGEAAATAEEVAADEETVARAGRLGVDRVEIRTADGVVSVRYLPD